The sequence TGAGAGTGACATGACGATTCGCCTCAACCCCGATAACGACCCAGATAACGACCCAGATAACGACCCAGATAACGACCCAGATAACGACCCAGATAACAACCCAGATAATCAGCCAGAAAATCAGTCAACAAGTCAGTCAGCAAGTGCGCAAGATATAGTCATTGCCGCCATCCACCCCCATCACATCTTAATAACGCACCAGGGGCAAACCATCACGCTGACCATGTCTGACACTGACACTGACACCAATGCGGATACCCAATCAATGCCTACCAACCCGACACAGACCCAAGCACGGCCACAGCTTCAAGCACTACTACGCCATATCCAGCCCATCGCAACCGACACACCAACACCAAGCTATCAAATTAAGCTAGACAACGCCAACCAACAAATCAAGGCAACCGTTGCCGCAATGGGGCTAAAAAATGGCGATGAAATTTTACAGATTAATAACCAATCATTAACACCCAGCCACGTAAACTCAATTTGGTCAAGCGTTGAAAAAAACAAAAAAATCAGTGCGAAAATTAAGCGAAACGGTACAATACGAGAAATTATTATTCCACTACCCCCTGCATTTTAACCATGCAACAATCGGTCATCACCATTGGGGAATTCATCGGTAACTAATGGGTAACTAATGGGTAATATTTACACTAAACATAGGCGTCTAATGGATTTAATAAAAAAATACAGACTAATTTTTTGTTTACTTATCAATGGCATTGCTTTTAGCGCGGCCGCTGAAAAAACCATTCAGCTCAACTTACAAGGCGCTGATTTGCGTGAATTTATCGAGACAGTTGCAAAGATAACCGGCAAAAATTTTGTCATCGATAACCAAGTACAAGGACAAGTCACCCTAATTAGCCCAGAAAAATTCGACAAAAGCGCGCTCAATCAAATTTTTGAAAATGTCTTAGCCGTCAATGGATACCAAGCCATCGATAGTGGCGCAGGTGTCACGAAAATTGTGCCAGCCAGCCAGCAATCGTTTATCGGATACAGCGGCGTATCACACGTCATCAAACCCAATTTTGTCAAAGCCAGTGAAATTTTACCCAGCATCCAGCCTTTGTTACCCGACGGCAACTTTATCAGCGCTGACAGCAAAAACAACCTCCTCATCCTCTCAGGAAAACCCGAAGATATTGACCGTGCTGTCCGTGTTATTGAGCGCATCGATCGCCAAAGTGCGACTGATTTTGAAATTGTACGCCTGCAAAATGCATCTGCCAGTGATATTGCCAGCACTGTTAACTTACTGCTTGGCGCAAATGCTGGCGCTAACGGCAGCCGTGTCGTTGCCGATGAACGTACTAATTCCATTTTACTGCAACAAACCAAGGCAGATAATCTACGCATCAAAGCACTGATTGCGCATCTCGACACGCCAATCGAACGGGCAGGCAACACCGAGGTCATCTATTTAAAAAATGCCAAAGCCAGCGATATTGCTCGAATTCTTGGGCAAACCCAATCGGCCTTGCTGACAGATAACAGCGCTAATATCAACGGCAATTTCAACGACAATGGGGCGCGACCAACCGCGCCTGCAGGCGGAGATGAAGGGGTAATTGACTTCACTAATCTATCGTCCACCCAACAAACGGCAATCAACATCCGTGCCGATGATGCGACCAACGCCCTGATTGTCACCGCGCCACCTGCGGCGATGCGCAATATCAAACAAGTGATTGGCAAACTCGATATTCGTCGCGCACAAGTATTAGTCGAAGCCATTATCGCAGAAATTGCCTTTGATGATATCGAAAATCTTGGCGTGCAGTGGTATGCTGCAGGTAGCTCTGGCACCATCCCCGTCGGCGTGATTGATTTTAATAATGCTGGCAGCTCTATCCTTAGCATCGCTGCGAGCGCTATCACGCAACAAGACGGCGACGATATCCCCGTCGATAGCACAGGCCGACCGGCGGCTATTTCTAGCGGCGCAACGTTTGGCATTGGTAATCGCAATGCTGGCGTTCTCATCAACGCCCTGTCGGCACTCAATAACAGCAATATATTGTCAACGCCGTCTTTACTGGTTATGGATAACGAAGAGGCTGAATTTCTCGTCGGACAAAACATCCCCTATGTGACGGGTAGCTTTTCAACCAGCGGCAATGGCAGCGACAACCCGTTTCAAACAGTCGAACGCCAGGATGTCGGCATCAAACTCAACATCAAACCGCAAATCAACGAAGGTGACACAATCGCCCTAGACATCTATCAAGAAGTCTCTAATGTCACTAGCGTTGACCCGCAACAAGGCCCAACAACGGCAAAACGCGCCCTAAAAACAACGGTATTGGTCGAAGACAATCAAGTCCTTGTTTTAGGTGGGCTAATCGACAACCAATCGACTGAAGGCGTGCAAAAAGTCCCTGGTCTCGGCGATGTCCCTGTGATTGGCAATCTATTTCGTTCGCGTAGCCAAGGGATGCGCAAACGTAACTTAATGATTTTTATCCGCCCGACAATTTTTCGCAACACCCAAGTCGCCAATTTTGCCACACAAGAAAAATACGATAGTATTCGGCTTCGCCAAATTGCCGATGACAACACACCGCCTGAATTCATCCTACCGCCCATTGCGCTAGATACGGATGATGACAACTCGGGTGATGGCAGCACCGAGTCGCTAATGCAAGCACCTGCCCCCGTTTACGAACGTAGCCAACCGCTCACGCCATAATCGCAATTGCACACCCATGTTATCCTATCGTTTTTGCAAAACGCACCAAATTGCCCTCAAGTCCTCCGACGGTGGCGCGAATTATACTTTGTGTTATGTCAAACCCATCAGCCCTGCCATATTACAACAAATCCAACAACAGTTTGACACCCCCCTTGCCTTTGAGCAGATCACCGAGCATGAACTCACGCATTTATTAGAAAACATGCACCATGCCCACGATAGCAGCACTGAAGCCGCCGTCGCCGCACTTAGTGAAGACATTGACCTTGCTGGATTTCGAGAACAATTCGCCCAGTCAATAGACCTCTTAGACACCGATAACGATGCACCGATTATTCGCCTGATTAATGCCATTTTAACAACGGCTATCAAACAGCAAGCATCGGATATTCATATCGAAAGCTTCGAACACCGTATTGCTGTCCGCATTCGGGTTGACGGTGTGCTACAGTCACTGATGGAGCCGCCTGTTGAACTGGCGCCTTTTTTAATTTCTCGCGTCAAAATCATGTCAGGGCTAGATATTGCTGAAAAACGCCTGCCGCAAGATGGCCGCATCTCAACACAAATTGCCGGCCGTGCCGTCGATATTCGTGTATCTACACTGCCTGTCGCCAATGCCGAACGCATTGTGCTGCGTATTTTGGACAAGGCCGCATCGAGTTTTACCTTGACCGAACTGGCCATGCCCGTACCTATCAAATCCAACATCGTCGAGCAAATACACCAACCCCATGGTATTTTTTTAGTGGTTGGCCCAACCGGCTCAGGAAAAACGACCACGCTGTATGCGGCGTTATCTGAATTAGACATCGCGCATAAAAACATTATGACTGTCGAAGACCCTATCGAGTATTTTCTGGACGGTGTTAGCCAGACGCAAGTCAACAATAAAATTGGCATGAATTTTGCCAAAGGACTGCGCGCAATCTTGCGACAAGATCCTGACATTATTATGGTGGGTGAAATCAGAGACCTAGAAACAGCAGAAATGGCCGTGCAAGCCAGCCTAACGGGGCATTTGGTTTTATCGACCTTGCACACCAATACCGCCACCGGCGCCATCACTCGATTACAAGAAATGGGAATCGCGCCTTTTTTGCTGAGCTCAACCTTAGGCGGTGTATTGTCACAGCGATTGGTGAGAAAACTCTGCCCACACTGCAAACAAACTGCCACCGCAACCACACTTAGCACCCATCTATTAGGACCGACTACCCCGCATTACGACGCTGTCGGCTGCAAACAGTGTAATTATATCGGCTATCGCGGTCGCGCGGGCGTCTATGAATTCATCCAGCTCGATCACAAAACCCGCGAGCTTATTGTGCAGCAAGCCAGCGAAAACGCCATTGAAAGTGCAGTCAGATTGGCGTTTCCTAGCCTACTTGACAACGGCCTCGAACTGGTCAAATCTGGCACCACGACCTTAAACGAACTCATGCGGGTTGCCGCGATGAGCGAACCGACAGGACAATATGAAGAAAAACAACCAACCGATTAGCGCCAGCACCTATTTCCACGGCAAAAGCTACACGGAAAAAATGATTTTGTTTACCGCGTTTGGCTTTGGTAGCGGGTTGGCTAAGTTCGCACCTGGGACTTGGGGGACACTTCCTGGGCTTGTACTTGCTTACTTCTTGATGCCGCATCCCTGGTTGCATTTGCTCACCATAGTCGCACTCACAGCGCTGGGTATTTGGTTATGCCAACGCGCATCCGACCTATTAAAAACACATGACCACAGTAGTATCGTCATCGATGAAATTGTCGGTGTTTGCATCACCCTGCTCTTTTTGCCCGCATCGCCTTGGGCTTTGCTTTTAGGGTTTGTTTTTTTCCGTTTTTTTGACATTGTCAAACCATGGCCTATCCGCTGGGTTGACCGCCGTGTACACGGCGGACTGGGCATTATGCTAGACGACATCATTGCTGGCGTGTTTGCCGCTGTTCCATTGCAGCTTATTTGGTATTACTTTTTTTAAACCGTCCGACTGGCTTAACCACACATTAACCACACATTAACCACACATTAACCACACAATTAACTGCTCACAACTGTCGACTCACCAAATACCCACCCTGCCAGCCCACCAAAAACCGATGGATGACGAGGTGGTGGTTATTGTGGCGTTATTGTATTGTTATTATTATGTTATTGCGGCGTTATTGTCGTGTTATTGCGGCAACAAGGACTTTTCTTCTAAATACTGTAGTGCACCAGGGTGATAAGGGACTTCGTACTGACCACTGGCCATCCTCACTGCACTCAACTGACTCAATGTCGGATGCACAGTACGCAAACCTGCGATATTTTCCAAGGCAGCTTTCGTTAAATTATAGATTGCGTCTGT comes from Ostreibacterium oceani and encodes:
- the gspD gene encoding type II secretion system secretin GspD, with the protein product MDLIKKYRLIFCLLINGIAFSAAAEKTIQLNLQGADLREFIETVAKITGKNFVIDNQVQGQVTLISPEKFDKSALNQIFENVLAVNGYQAIDSGAGVTKIVPASQQSFIGYSGVSHVIKPNFVKASEILPSIQPLLPDGNFISADSKNNLLILSGKPEDIDRAVRVIERIDRQSATDFEIVRLQNASASDIASTVNLLLGANAGANGSRVVADERTNSILLQQTKADNLRIKALIAHLDTPIERAGNTEVIYLKNAKASDIARILGQTQSALLTDNSANINGNFNDNGARPTAPAGGDEGVIDFTNLSSTQQTAINIRADDATNALIVTAPPAAMRNIKQVIGKLDIRRAQVLVEAIIAEIAFDDIENLGVQWYAAGSSGTIPVGVIDFNNAGSSILSIAASAITQQDGDDIPVDSTGRPAAISSGATFGIGNRNAGVLINALSALNNSNILSTPSLLVMDNEEAEFLVGQNIPYVTGSFSTSGNGSDNPFQTVERQDVGIKLNIKPQINEGDTIALDIYQEVSNVTSVDPQQGPTTAKRALKTTVLVEDNQVLVLGGLIDNQSTEGVQKVPGLGDVPVIGNLFRSRSQGMRKRNLMIFIRPTIFRNTQVANFATQEKYDSIRLRQIADDNTPPEFILPPIALDTDDDNSGDGSTESLMQAPAPVYERSQPLTP
- a CDS encoding phosphatidylglycerophosphatase A family protein, which gives rise to MKKNNQPISASTYFHGKSYTEKMILFTAFGFGSGLAKFAPGTWGTLPGLVLAYFLMPHPWLHLLTIVALTALGIWLCQRASDLLKTHDHSSIVIDEIVGVCITLLFLPASPWALLLGFVFFRFFDIVKPWPIRWVDRRVHGGLGIMLDDIIAGVFAAVPLQLIWYYFF
- a CDS encoding GspE/PulE family protein, whose amino-acid sequence is MLSYRFCKTHQIALKSSDGGANYTLCYVKPISPAILQQIQQQFDTPLAFEQITEHELTHLLENMHHAHDSSTEAAVAALSEDIDLAGFREQFAQSIDLLDTDNDAPIIRLINAILTTAIKQQASDIHIESFEHRIAVRIRVDGVLQSLMEPPVELAPFLISRVKIMSGLDIAEKRLPQDGRISTQIAGRAVDIRVSTLPVANAERIVLRILDKAASSFTLTELAMPVPIKSNIVEQIHQPHGIFLVVGPTGSGKTTTLYAALSELDIAHKNIMTVEDPIEYFLDGVSQTQVNNKIGMNFAKGLRAILRQDPDIIMVGEIRDLETAEMAVQASLTGHLVLSTLHTNTATGAITRLQEMGIAPFLLSSTLGGVLSQRLVRKLCPHCKQTATATTLSTHLLGPTTPHYDAVGCKQCNYIGYRGRAGVYEFIQLDHKTRELIVQQASENAIESAVRLAFPSLLDNGLELVKSGTTTLNELMRVAAMSEPTGQYEEKQPTD